A stretch of Nitrospira sp. DNA encodes these proteins:
- a CDS encoding methyl-accepting chemotaxis protein: MGLNVELLEQSFKLVAPKGEALVSRFYERLFQKYPSVKPLFKETSLPEQKKKLLASLVLVMQNLRHPDKLTNALQTLGARHVGYGAQPGHYDAVGENLLAVLGEFAGPAWTPQVKQAWTEAYGAIKTIMLQGAARQAGSGRSHNLAGPSSSTPRYPSDKGASMSSWFGNLKTVTKLMLGFALTGVIMAGVGVIALMNMNQLNLGAQSIYETNLQPIKLLAEMRGRTHQVRANVIQHIAAPTSEEKAEIEATLKKLEGEIAERWPKYEPLMTSSVEREVYPKYREAWADYLKARDAQTLPLSREGKDKQAYQVMKTEVAPKYKRVVEHLSTLIDDNEKQAKENFDAGQQAYQGSRNLLIGLIATGIVVGLVLGWWIARFLSRNLADVLTAAQALGSGDLAARSSVATTDEVGALATAFNDMGTSLEQASAKQQEMMQQAQAQAAEIKGVTNAIGKAQAVIEFNLDGTVITANDNFLNCLGYSLQEIQGQHHRMFCDPAYTSTGEYAAFWQKLNRGEFDAGVYRRIGKGGKEIWIQASYNPIMDANGKPYKVMKFATDITADKNRNAEFEGKINAINKAQAAIEFKLDGTVMTANDNFLNCLGYTLPEIQGQHHRMFCDPAYTSTGEYAAFWQKLNRGEFDAGVYRRIGKGGKEIWIQASYNPIVDANGKVYKVVKFATDITPQKKAQAEMEQLVAEAQAVLGRLASNDLTEEMNGKYQGELEKVKSSINAVVHNLTQTIMTVREAVEAVTAGSEQISKGSEDLSQRTSEQASSLEETSASMEEMTSTVKQNADNAKQANQLASAARDTADKGGAVTTKAIEAMGAINQSSKKIADIITVIDEIAFQTNLLALNAAVEAARAGEHGRGFAVVAAEVRNLAQRSATAAKEIKGLINESIQRVTDGSELVDQSGKTLDEIVSSVKRVSDIIAEITAASQEQASGIDQVNKAIMQMDETTQQNAALVEETTSASQSMKAQAQELMRQVAAFKVNMSGPGARGEGRGVGGGARGEGPGARVKTVAKSPAARPAPKPAGVASGNGHATKKDEFEEF, from the coding sequence ATGGGATTGAACGTCGAGTTACTGGAGCAGAGTTTCAAGTTGGTCGCCCCCAAAGGGGAGGCGCTGGTCAGCCGGTTCTATGAGCGGCTATTTCAGAAATATCCCTCCGTCAAGCCTTTGTTCAAAGAGACCTCCTTGCCTGAGCAGAAGAAGAAGCTGCTGGCCTCGCTGGTCTTGGTCATGCAAAATCTCCGGCATCCGGACAAGCTGACGAACGCCTTGCAGACGCTGGGCGCCCGCCATGTCGGATATGGCGCGCAGCCGGGGCATTATGACGCGGTGGGAGAGAATCTGCTGGCGGTGCTGGGCGAATTCGCCGGCCCGGCTTGGACGCCGCAAGTCAAACAAGCCTGGACCGAAGCCTATGGCGCCATCAAGACCATCATGCTGCAAGGAGCTGCCCGCCAGGCCGGCTCTGGCCGGTCGCACAATCTGGCAGGACCGTCATCTTCCACACCGCGATATCCATCGGACAAGGGGGCGTCTATGTCGAGCTGGTTTGGCAATCTGAAAACCGTGACGAAGCTGATGCTGGGGTTTGCACTCACCGGGGTGATCATGGCCGGGGTCGGCGTGATCGCGCTCATGAATATGAACCAGCTCAATCTGGGCGCCCAGTCGATCTATGAAACGAATCTTCAGCCGATCAAGCTGCTGGCGGAAATGCGCGGGCGCACGCACCAAGTGCGCGCCAACGTGATTCAGCACATCGCGGCGCCGACCTCAGAGGAAAAGGCGGAGATCGAAGCGACGCTCAAGAAGCTCGAAGGCGAAATCGCCGAGCGCTGGCCGAAGTATGAGCCTTTGATGACCTCCTCAGTGGAGCGGGAGGTGTATCCGAAGTACCGGGAGGCCTGGGCCGACTATCTCAAGGCGCGCGATGCGCAGACCTTGCCGCTCAGCCGCGAGGGGAAGGACAAGCAGGCCTATCAGGTCATGAAGACGGAGGTCGCGCCCAAATACAAGCGGGTCGTGGAGCATTTGAGCACCCTCATCGATGACAATGAGAAACAGGCGAAGGAGAACTTTGACGCCGGTCAGCAGGCGTATCAAGGCTCACGGAATCTGCTCATCGGCCTCATCGCCACTGGCATTGTCGTGGGCCTTGTTTTGGGCTGGTGGATCGCGAGATTTCTGTCCCGGAATCTGGCCGACGTGCTGACGGCGGCGCAGGCCTTGGGGAGCGGGGACCTGGCGGCGCGGTCTTCCGTCGCGACGACCGACGAAGTGGGGGCGCTGGCGACGGCCTTCAACGACATGGGCACCTCGCTGGAGCAGGCCTCGGCCAAACAGCAGGAAATGATGCAGCAGGCGCAGGCGCAGGCGGCGGAGATCAAAGGCGTGACCAATGCCATCGGCAAAGCGCAAGCCGTCATCGAGTTCAACCTCGACGGGACGGTGATTACCGCCAACGACAACTTCCTCAATTGCCTGGGCTATAGCCTCCAGGAGATCCAGGGGCAGCATCACCGGATGTTCTGTGATCCGGCCTATACGAGCACAGGCGAGTACGCCGCCTTCTGGCAGAAGCTGAACCGGGGCGAGTTCGATGCGGGCGTGTATCGCCGGATCGGCAAAGGGGGCAAGGAGATCTGGATTCAGGCCTCCTACAATCCCATTATGGATGCGAATGGCAAGCCCTATAAGGTTATGAAGTTTGCGACCGACATCACGGCGGACAAGAATCGCAATGCCGAATTCGAGGGGAAGATCAATGCCATTAATAAGGCGCAAGCGGCCATCGAGTTCAAGCTGGACGGCACGGTGATGACGGCGAACGACAACTTCCTGAATTGTCTGGGCTATACACTGCCGGAGATCCAGGGGCAGCACCACCGGATGTTCTGTGATCCGGCCTATACGAGCACAGGCGAGTACGCCGCCTTCTGGCAGAAGCTGAACCGGGGCGAGTTCGATGCGGGCGTGTATCGCCGGATCGGCAAGGGGGGCAAGGAAATTTGGATTCAGGCCTCCTACAATCCGATCGTGGATGCCAACGGCAAGGTCTACAAGGTCGTGAAGTTTGCGACGGATATCACGCCGCAGAAGAAGGCGCAGGCCGAAATGGAGCAATTGGTGGCTGAAGCCCAGGCGGTGTTGGGGCGGCTGGCCAGCAACGATCTGACGGAGGAGATGAATGGGAAGTACCAGGGGGAATTGGAAAAGGTGAAGAGCAGTATCAACGCCGTGGTCCATAACCTGACCCAGACCATCATGACCGTGCGCGAGGCGGTGGAAGCCGTGACGGCGGGGTCGGAGCAGATCAGCAAGGGCAGCGAAGACCTCTCGCAACGGACGAGCGAACAGGCTAGTTCGCTGGAAGAGACCAGCGCGTCCATGGAAGAAATGACGAGCACGGTCAAACAAAATGCGGATAATGCAAAGCAGGCCAATCAACTGGCAAGTGCCGCCCGCGACACCGCCGACAAGGGCGGGGCGGTGACCACGAAAGCCATTGAGGCCATGGGGGCGATCAACCAGAGCAGCAAGAAGATCGCCGACATCATCACGGTGATCGATGAAATTGCCTTCCAGACCAATCTCTTGGCCCTGAATGCCGCGGTGGAAGCGGCGCGGGCGGGGGAACATGGGCGCGGGTTTGCCGTGGTGGCGGCCGAAGTGCGCAACTTGGCGCAACGGTCGGCGACGGCGGCGAAGGAGATCAAGGGGCTCATCAACGAGTCGATCCAGCGGGTGACCGACGGGAGCGAGCTGGTGGATCAGTCCGGGAAGACGCTGGACGAGATCGTGAGCTCGGTGAAACGGGTGAGCGACATCATCGCGGAGATCACGGCGGCTTCGCAAGAACAGGCGAGCGGGATCGACCAGGTGAACAAGGCGATCATGCAGATGGACGAGACCACGCAGCAGAACGCGGCCTTGGTGGAAGAGACGACGAGCGCCAGCCAGTCCATGAAGGCGCAGGCCCAGGAGCTGATGCGCCAGGTGGCCGCCTTTAAGGTGAATATG